In the Bacillus shivajii genome, one interval contains:
- a CDS encoding sulfatase family protein, giving the protein MANKKQPNIVYIITHDTGTHLGCYGKKVQTPAVDELAEEGVRFDQYFCSQPQCSPSRGSILTGKYSHNHGMMGLGHLGFSMTEDNNTLPGELSKLGYETHLFGFFHEAMEGELDAYRLGYEHHYKVPGNPAKEVTDKFIDFLENELDEKRDEKPLFLSLGFEETHRPFDAFEPDEDEYVDIPPYLPDTPEVRGDIARFQGSVKEMDKAIKRITDAIEHYGLQEDTIVVFTTDHGIAFPRAKGTLKDSGLETALIMKFPKGHEATKRGVATELLCNVDLMPTLLEMVGGEAPEDIDGRSFYPLLQEKEEYVERENFFCELTWHDKYHPMRGVRTNKYKYIRNFEEGPAVYLPHDLHASPSGEIVRDKYYVPNTEEELYDLEKDPIEEVNVADQPEYKDVLEKLRQEVINWMEETDDPLLKGPIEGQVAPEWDEEIKAGRAYNSKK; this is encoded by the coding sequence ATGGCAAATAAGAAGCAGCCAAATATCGTTTATATCATTACTCATGATACTGGCACACATTTAGGGTGTTACGGAAAGAAAGTTCAAACACCTGCAGTTGATGAACTTGCAGAGGAGGGAGTAAGGTTTGATCAATACTTCTGCTCCCAACCGCAATGTAGTCCAAGTCGTGGTAGTATTTTAACAGGAAAATATAGTCATAATCACGGAATGATGGGTCTTGGCCACCTTGGGTTTAGCATGACAGAAGACAATAATACATTACCTGGAGAACTAAGTAAGTTAGGTTATGAAACTCATCTATTTGGTTTCTTCCATGAAGCGATGGAAGGGGAACTCGATGCCTATCGTTTGGGCTACGAGCATCATTATAAAGTGCCGGGGAACCCAGCTAAAGAAGTAACAGATAAGTTTATTGATTTTTTAGAGAATGAATTAGATGAAAAAAGGGATGAAAAACCATTATTCCTTTCTTTAGGCTTTGAAGAGACACACCGACCTTTTGACGCGTTTGAACCAGATGAAGATGAATATGTTGATATCCCACCGTATTTACCAGACACTCCTGAAGTACGCGGAGATATTGCACGATTCCAGGGGTCTGTAAAAGAAATGGATAAAGCGATTAAACGTATTACTGATGCAATTGAACATTACGGATTACAAGAAGATACGATTGTCGTGTTTACGACTGATCACGGTATTGCCTTCCCAAGAGCAAAAGGGACATTAAAGGATTCCGGCCTTGAAACGGCATTGATAATGAAGTTCCCGAAAGGCCATGAAGCTACAAAAAGAGGAGTAGCTACTGAACTATTATGTAATGTCGACTTAATGCCTACATTACTTGAAATGGTTGGTGGCGAGGCACCAGAAGATATTGATGGACGCAGTTTCTATCCACTCTTGCAAGAGAAGGAAGAGTATGTTGAGCGTGAAAATTTCTTTTGTGAATTAACATGGCATGATAAGTATCACCCTATGCGAGGCGTTCGGACGAACAAATATAAATATATTCGTAATTTTGAAGAAGGCCCGGCTGTCTATTTACCTCATGACTTACATGCAAGTCCTTCTGGAGAAATAGTCAGAGATAAGTATTATGTTCCGAATACAGAAGAAGAATTATATGATCTAGAAAAAGATCCTATTGAAGAAGTAAATGTCGCAGATCAGCCAGAATACAAAGATGTGTTAGAAAAATTGCGACAAGAAGTTATCAATTGGATGGAAGAAACAGATGACCCTTTATTGAAAGGACCGATCGAAGGTCAAGTTGCGCCTGAGTGGGACGAGGAAATTAAAGCTGGGCGTGCTTATAACAGCAAGAAGTAA
- a CDS encoding YesL family protein has protein sequence MQPRSGFMGGIHIIADWIMKLSIVNLLWFIVNLPILVIVFFMIISPSISAMVMFGIPLILSLLLLFYPSTIAVFAIARNWVMKKEQVSLWKSFWKNFKVNYKGAFKVGFVLTTLWAVWVVDLYYFNQQHEIFTVIFTIIGILLFVYTMIFFSIHVHYDMGKKAQLKNAFFVTLGSPLLTLMILFSHLLIAYMSMRFWFVVVFFTMSVSAVVTFYFFYRFTLKVKEKAEQ, from the coding sequence ATGCAACCTAGATCTGGCTTTATGGGTGGAATTCATATTATAGCAGATTGGATTATGAAGCTTAGCATTGTAAACCTTTTATGGTTTATTGTGAACTTACCGATTCTTGTGATTGTTTTCTTTATGATTATAAGCCCAAGTATTAGCGCTATGGTTATGTTCGGGATTCCCTTAATCCTTTCTCTACTTCTGCTCTTTTATCCAAGTACGATTGCAGTGTTCGCTATTGCAAGAAATTGGGTAATGAAAAAAGAACAAGTTTCACTTTGGAAATCATTTTGGAAAAACTTTAAGGTTAATTATAAAGGTGCATTTAAAGTAGGTTTCGTTTTAACAACTTTGTGGGCCGTTTGGGTAGTTGACCTATACTACTTTAATCAACAACACGAAATATTTACAGTTATCTTTACAATAATCGGTATTTTACTTTTTGTTTATACGATGATTTTCTTCTCTATTCATGTACATTACGATATGGGAAAGAAAGCGCAATTGAAAAATGCCTTTTTTGTTACACTCGGTAGCCCGTTATTAACATTAATGATTTTATTTTCACATTTATTAATTGCTTACATGAGCATGAGGTTTTGGTTTGTCGTCGTATTCTTTACAATGTCTGTTAGTGCAGTTGTAACGTTTTACTTTTTTTATCGCTTCACATTAAAAGTTAAAGAAAAGGCAGAACAATAA
- a CDS encoding carbohydrate ABC transporter permease has translation MNKTWKVAREVLLLLGALFFLSPIYIMVVNSFKTRSEMYENVLALPGEFSFQYYFEAMDRMNFLNAFGNSLFITVTSVIFIVILSSMTAWMLARTDNTLSRVIFMVFIATMLIPFQTIMMPLLQFMDQIMKVTGIPMLNTHGGLIFMHIGFNASLAIFLYHGFVKSIPLSLEEAATIDGCTKLGLFWRIVFPMLKPITVTVMILNVIQIWNDFLLPSLVLTSTDLRTIPLTTFYFFGQFNIQWNMAMAGLTLTVIPVVIFYIFAQRFIIKGIGEGAVK, from the coding sequence ATGAATAAAACATGGAAAGTTGCAAGAGAGGTTCTCCTCCTATTAGGAGCATTATTTTTCTTATCTCCCATCTACATTATGGTTGTCAACTCTTTCAAGACACGATCAGAGATGTACGAAAATGTTCTCGCTTTGCCAGGAGAATTCAGTTTTCAATATTATTTTGAAGCGATGGACCGCATGAATTTCTTAAATGCATTTGGAAACTCGCTTTTTATCACAGTTACGTCTGTTATTTTCATCGTTATCCTATCATCTATGACGGCGTGGATGTTAGCACGCACAGATAACACATTGAGTCGCGTCATCTTTATGGTGTTTATTGCAACGATGTTGATTCCATTCCAAACAATCATGATGCCGTTACTTCAGTTTATGGATCAAATTATGAAAGTAACAGGAATCCCAATGTTGAATACACACGGTGGATTAATTTTCATGCACATCGGATTTAATGCAAGTTTGGCAATTTTCTTATACCATGGTTTCGTAAAATCGATTCCACTTTCTCTTGAAGAAGCTGCAACCATTGATGGATGTACAAAACTTGGGCTTTTCTGGAGAATTGTTTTCCCAATGTTAAAGCCAATTACAGTAACAGTTATGATCTTAAATGTTATTCAAATTTGGAATGACTTCCTATTACCATCTCTTGTATTAACAAGTACAGATTTAAGAACGATTCCATTAACGACATTCTATTTCTTTGGACAATTTAACATTCAGTGGAACATGGCAATGGCTGGATTAACGTTAACCGTTATCCCTGTAGTGATCTTTTATATCTTTGCTCAGCGATTCATTATTAAAGGAATTGGTGAAGGTGCAGTTAAATAA
- a CDS encoding carbohydrate ABC transporter permease: MLFTLPLILIFTTVVLIPFGMGIFYSFFNWDGIRANPMTFAGLDNYIRLFGDSRFIDSGILTVKFTILSLITVNVIALGLALLVTTKLRTVNTARAMFFMPNLIGGLILGYIWQFIFSDAFRIMGQLTGFESIFFNWLLNPDYALYALVFVFTWQMAGYMMIIYITGLQGISNEIIEASYIDGANWWQRLKNVVFPLLMPAFTICLFLTLSFGFKIYDVNLSLTGGGPVNSTELFALHIYNEIFGYSNYGYGQAKAVVFFILVAGITLTQVYMTKKREVEM; the protein is encoded by the coding sequence ATGTTATTTACACTTCCTTTAATACTAATATTTACAACAGTCGTACTTATCCCTTTTGGTATGGGGATCTTTTATTCCTTTTTTAATTGGGATGGAATAAGGGCAAACCCTATGACATTCGCAGGTTTGGATAATTATATAAGACTATTTGGTGATTCGAGATTTATAGATTCTGGAATATTAACGGTTAAATTTACAATCCTATCCTTAATTACAGTAAATGTGATCGCTTTAGGATTAGCATTACTCGTAACAACGAAGCTTAGAACAGTAAACACAGCAAGAGCAATGTTCTTCATGCCTAACTTAATTGGTGGACTGATTTTAGGTTACATCTGGCAGTTTATTTTCTCGGATGCTTTCCGTATTATGGGGCAGCTAACAGGTTTTGAGTCAATCTTCTTTAACTGGTTATTAAACCCTGATTATGCGTTATATGCGTTAGTGTTTGTATTTACATGGCAGATGGCAGGATACATGATGATTATTTACATTACTGGTTTACAAGGTATTTCTAATGAAATTATTGAAGCGTCATATATTGATGGGGCAAATTGGTGGCAAAGACTGAAGAATGTGGTTTTCCCATTATTAATGCCAGCATTTACGATTTGCTTATTCTTAACTCTTTCATTCGGATTTAAAATTTATGATGTGAACTTATCACTAACAGGCGGTGGCCCTGTAAACTCAACAGAGTTATTCGCACTTCATATTTATAATGAAATTTTCGGTTACAGTAACTATGGATATGGACAAGCGAAAGCAGTTGTATTCTTTATCTTAGTAGCCGGTATAACATTAACGCAGGTGTATATGACTAAGAAGCGGGAGGTAGAAATGTAA
- a CDS encoding sugar ABC transporter substrate-binding protein produces the protein MKKKAGLGLSALLSASLFLAACGNDTNENVGDDNATEGDTGGAEKITIFQSKVEISEALERMAEEYEEETGVEVEIWGTTGDDYFQQLQIRMNSDQGPSIFTIGHASEARLMDSYIYDMSDESYVDNIAENMAMEIDGKLVGVPYGVEGFGFVYNKDLIDPEDVANYESFVNMLAQFQEEDVEGLSLSQEGYFLIGHMSNYPFSLQEDNIAFMEQVTNGEVDFTDVEEFEAFGQMLEDIRENTVNPLEKNYDSQIGDFATGRTAMIHQGNWAYGMFADYDLDFEIGMLPVPLMDNDKLAVGVGQNWAVNANKGDDEIQAALDFLDWMHTSETGHRYIVEEFDAIPAYTNIEAPGLDTLSQDVLEYTNAGQTIPWSQGHYPANLVVNDWVPAAQNFFIDDSVTGQDVINEMYESWKKTVE, from the coding sequence ATGAAGAAGAAAGCAGGTTTAGGTTTATCGGCATTACTTAGTGCATCATTATTCTTAGCAGCTTGCGGAAATGACACAAATGAGAATGTCGGAGACGATAACGCAACAGAAGGAGATACTGGCGGTGCTGAGAAGATTACAATCTTCCAAAGTAAAGTAGAAATCTCTGAAGCTCTTGAAAGAATGGCTGAGGAATATGAAGAAGAAACAGGTGTTGAAGTAGAGATCTGGGGTACAACAGGTGACGATTACTTCCAGCAGCTACAAATTCGAATGAACAGTGACCAAGGCCCATCTATTTTCACAATTGGTCACGCATCGGAAGCAAGATTAATGGATTCTTACATTTATGATATGAGTGATGAATCTTATGTAGATAATATCGCAGAAAACATGGCGATGGAGATTGACGGTAAATTAGTTGGCGTTCCATACGGAGTTGAAGGATTCGGCTTCGTTTACAACAAAGATTTAATTGATCCAGAAGATGTGGCTAATTATGAGTCTTTCGTGAATATGTTAGCTCAATTTCAAGAAGAAGATGTTGAAGGTTTATCACTATCACAAGAAGGATACTTCCTTATTGGACATATGAGTAACTATCCATTCTCACTACAAGAAGACAACATTGCGTTTATGGAGCAGGTAACTAATGGAGAAGTAGATTTCACTGATGTAGAAGAGTTCGAGGCGTTTGGACAAATGCTTGAAGATATTCGCGAAAACACTGTAAATCCACTAGAAAAAAACTATGATTCACAAATTGGTGACTTTGCAACTGGAAGAACTGCGATGATTCACCAAGGAAACTGGGCCTACGGAATGTTCGCTGACTACGACTTAGACTTTGAAATTGGGATGCTTCCAGTTCCATTAATGGATAACGATAAGCTTGCTGTAGGTGTAGGTCAAAACTGGGCAGTAAACGCTAATAAAGGTGACGATGAAATTCAAGCGGCATTAGACTTCTTAGATTGGATGCATACGAGTGAAACAGGGCACCGTTATATTGTAGAAGAATTCGATGCAATTCCGGCGTACACAAATATCGAAGCACCTGGTTTAGACACACTATCACAAGATGTTCTTGAGTACACAAATGCAGGACAAACGATCCCTTGGTCACAAGGACACTATCCAGCTAACCTTGTTGTAAATGACTGGGTTCCAGCTGCGCAAAACTTCTTTATTGATGATTCGGTAACTGGTCAGGATGTTATTAATGAGATGTATGAATCATGGAAAAAAACTGTCGAGTAA
- a CDS encoding formylglycine-generating enzyme family protein has product MEKCCCTPMRKKNSDKEELYQFDNKLAKNNHPEVRFREIPGGIAYLGTNTIVGYEADIETPQYKKAIASYLIDQYAVTNRDFKRFIDDTGYKTDAERFGWSFVFHLFISEKDKHNVLQVVENTPWWCVVEGATWKHPMGPDSSIEEMMDHPVVHVSLNDANAYCEWAGTRLPTELEWEHAARGGTIDTIHPWGDELMIDGEHQCNTWQGKFPLTNTEEDGYLATASVDSYKPNAYGLYNMIGNVWEWCSDSFCSEIKGYSKQEDPGFKVLKGGSYLCHHSYCNRYRIAARIGNTKDSSTGNIGFRVIKR; this is encoded by the coding sequence ATGGAGAAATGTTGCTGTACCCCAATGAGGAAAAAAAACAGTGATAAAGAGGAGCTTTACCAATTTGACAATAAGCTTGCAAAAAACAATCATCCAGAAGTTCGTTTTCGAGAAATTCCTGGTGGAATAGCCTATTTAGGGACGAATACCATAGTTGGTTATGAAGCTGACATTGAAACGCCACAGTATAAAAAAGCGATTGCTTCTTATTTGATCGATCAGTATGCTGTGACAAATCGTGATTTTAAAAGGTTTATAGACGATACCGGCTATAAAACGGATGCTGAACGTTTTGGCTGGTCGTTTGTGTTTCATTTGTTTATAAGTGAAAAAGATAAGCACAATGTTTTACAAGTTGTTGAAAATACACCGTGGTGGTGTGTCGTTGAAGGAGCAACTTGGAAGCATCCGATGGGCCCAGATTCATCAATTGAAGAAATGATGGATCATCCTGTCGTTCATGTATCTTTGAATGATGCGAATGCTTATTGTGAATGGGCAGGTACGAGGTTACCAACGGAGCTTGAATGGGAGCATGCAGCTCGGGGAGGCACAATTGATACGATTCATCCATGGGGAGATGAGTTAATGATAGATGGAGAACATCAATGTAACACGTGGCAAGGAAAGTTCCCATTAACAAACACCGAAGAAGATGGTTACCTAGCTACTGCGTCTGTTGATTCTTACAAACCAAATGCGTATGGTCTATACAATATGATTGGGAATGTGTGGGAATGGTGTAGTGATAGCTTTTGCAGTGAAATTAAAGGATATAGTAAACAAGAGGATCCTGGATTTAAAGTATTAAAAGGTGGATCTTATTTGTGTCATCATTCGTATTGTAACCGTTACCGGATCGCGGCGAGAATCGGAAACACGAAAGATTCATCAACGGGGAACATCGGTTTTCGAGTAATAAAAAGGTAA
- a CDS encoding chromate transporter — MYFELFMMFFKIGAVSFGGGYAMLPIIETEVTNKGWFSTQEFTDIIAVAGMSPGPIATNSATVVGYHVGGVTGAITASIAMTLPSLMIILLLSSLILKVKNGNALNAVFYGLRPVVLGLICYAAIKFALANNLLALSFSFANFMTIAIFIVTLTGLIKYKLHPVLLIIASGIMGILLL, encoded by the coding sequence ATGTATTTTGAGTTATTTATGATGTTTTTTAAAATTGGTGCCGTTTCTTTCGGTGGCGGTTACGCAATGCTTCCGATCATAGAAACAGAAGTAACAAATAAAGGGTGGTTTTCAACCCAAGAGTTTACCGATATCATTGCCGTTGCTGGTATGTCCCCTGGGCCAATTGCGACAAATAGTGCAACAGTTGTCGGATATCACGTTGGCGGGGTTACTGGAGCAATAACAGCTAGTATTGCAATGACATTGCCTTCATTAATGATCATTTTATTATTGTCTTCTCTTATTTTAAAAGTGAAAAATGGGAATGCTCTAAATGCTGTATTTTATGGTTTAAGGCCAGTCGTATTAGGGTTAATTTGTTACGCGGCGATCAAGTTTGCATTAGCAAACAATTTGTTAGCCTTAAGTTTTTCATTTGCGAATTTCATGACAATCGCAATTTTTATTGTGACATTAACAGGTCTTATTAAATATAAATTACACCCAGTTCTCTTAATTATTGCATCAGGGATTATGGGTATTCTTTTATTATAA
- a CDS encoding chromate transporter — protein MAKQKCTLKDLFFVFLRIGPATFGGGYAMIPMIEREVVEKKKWLNINDVSDVFAMAESVPGAIAINSATFIGHRIRGIAGAITALLGVLIPTFGTVLMLSLLYFSFRDHQFMELFFEGVRPAIVALIVYAGVKISKTALIDSFTVALFAAILLLLLFSGLHPIIFIIIGGVIGYLKLGKK, from the coding sequence TTGGCGAAACAGAAATGTACACTTAAGGATCTTTTTTTCGTGTTTTTACGAATTGGTCCAGCGACATTTGGTGGGGGTTATGCGATGATTCCGATGATCGAGCGGGAAGTTGTCGAGAAGAAGAAGTGGCTTAATATAAATGATGTTTCTGATGTTTTTGCGATGGCTGAATCAGTCCCTGGGGCAATTGCGATTAATTCTGCGACGTTTATCGGCCATAGGATTAGAGGTATAGCCGGAGCGATTACCGCTTTGCTTGGCGTGTTAATCCCGACTTTTGGTACTGTTTTAATGTTAAGTTTATTGTATTTTTCTTTTAGAGATCATCAATTTATGGAGCTATTCTTTGAGGGGGTTCGGCCAGCGATTGTTGCTTTAATTGTTTATGCGGGCGTGAAAATATCAAAAACAGCATTGATCGATTCGTTTACAGTTGCTCTGTTTGCAGCTATTTTATTATTGCTTTTATTTTCGGGGTTACATCCAATTATCTTTATCATTATTGGTGGGGTGATCGGATATTTGAAACTAGGAAAAAAGTAA